A stretch of Amycolatopsis balhimycina FH 1894 DNA encodes these proteins:
- a CDS encoding glycosyltransferase family 2 protein — translation MKRFVRRHWPLLLLLVPAIVLRVLTWLAYRPALLFIDSFRYIDNLHALRADQLDPIGYDLVLRPLLAVGGLAWVAAVQHAGGLLIAIGVYGLVLRLGGRPWVGALAAAPVLLDAYQLQIEQNIMSEVTFEAVLLGLLWLLLGWGTPGWKRAGAAGLLLGFGVLTRLIGISLALPLLVFLVTAGGAWRHWAGWRRAGVGLVGLLVVLVPYSARVHSETGKWGLSGPSGNMLYGRTAAVADCANLHLDPALMVFCPAEPRETRLVDNYTHADLDPNWPGPLPPGADKAALAHEFAIDVLKAQPGDVAEAILNDFSKSFAWTREQDPADVPLDRWQFQLTYPQWADRPLIDLVTLQNDGVTAGVDQPLAKVLRDYQLDGGYVPGAALGIGALLGLLTVFRRKKPLDRAQAGALLAASSGLLLLFASAVFQFSWRYQIPALVLLPVAGALGLTTLTSAGRKRLAAFPDDVDQGALDDFRGRHPDLTLAPLTVVIAAYNEADGIGEVLEKMPDQCLGMPVDVLVVVDGGTDDTAAIAEDHGAYVCVAPRNRGQGAALRLGYHLAARAGAEYVVTTDADGQYDNSELEALVRPVADGTADFVTGSRRLGHEEADSRVRWLGVRVFAALASVLTARRITDTSFGFRAMRAELACSVPLNEPQYQSSELLLGVTARGARVTELPMSMRLRKAGKSKKGGSLVYGANYARVMTGTWWRGYVLRRGRTRPGRAG, via the coding sequence GTGAAGCGGTTCGTCCGGCGCCACTGGCCGCTCCTCCTGCTTCTCGTCCCGGCGATCGTCCTCCGGGTGCTGACCTGGCTGGCCTACCGGCCCGCGCTGCTGTTCATCGATTCGTTCCGCTACATCGACAACCTGCACGCCCTGCGCGCCGACCAGCTCGACCCGATCGGCTACGACCTGGTGCTGCGGCCGCTGCTGGCCGTCGGCGGGCTGGCCTGGGTGGCGGCGGTGCAGCACGCCGGCGGCCTGCTCATCGCGATCGGCGTCTACGGCCTGGTCCTGCGCCTCGGCGGCCGTCCGTGGGTAGGCGCGCTCGCCGCCGCGCCGGTGCTGCTCGACGCGTACCAGCTGCAGATCGAGCAGAACATCATGTCCGAGGTGACGTTCGAGGCGGTGCTGCTCGGGCTCCTCTGGCTGCTGCTCGGCTGGGGCACCCCGGGCTGGAAGCGTGCCGGAGCCGCCGGCCTGCTGCTCGGCTTCGGCGTGCTGACGCGGCTGATCGGGATCTCGCTCGCCCTCCCGCTGCTGGTCTTCCTGGTCACCGCCGGGGGAGCGTGGCGACACTGGGCGGGCTGGCGCCGGGCCGGCGTCGGCCTGGTGGGCCTGCTCGTCGTGCTGGTGCCCTACTCGGCGCGGGTGCACTCGGAGACCGGCAAGTGGGGGCTGTCCGGGCCGTCCGGGAACATGCTCTACGGCCGGACGGCCGCGGTCGCCGACTGCGCGAACCTCCACCTCGACCCGGCCCTGATGGTCTTCTGCCCGGCCGAGCCGCGCGAGACGCGCCTGGTGGACAACTACACGCACGCCGACCTCGACCCGAACTGGCCGGGCCCGCTGCCCCCGGGCGCGGACAAGGCGGCCCTGGCGCACGAGTTCGCGATCGACGTCCTGAAGGCCCAGCCCGGCGACGTCGCCGAAGCGATCCTGAACGACTTCTCCAAGAGCTTCGCCTGGACACGCGAGCAGGACCCGGCCGACGTCCCCCTCGACCGCTGGCAGTTCCAGCTCACGTACCCGCAGTGGGCCGACCGGCCGCTGATCGACCTGGTCACGCTGCAGAACGACGGCGTCACCGCGGGCGTCGACCAGCCACTGGCGAAGGTCCTCCGCGACTACCAGCTCGACGGCGGGTACGTCCCGGGAGCGGCGCTCGGCATCGGCGCGCTGCTCGGGCTGCTGACGGTGTTCCGCCGCAAGAAGCCCCTGGACCGGGCGCAGGCGGGCGCACTGCTCGCGGCGTCAAGCGGGCTCCTGCTGCTCTTCGCGTCCGCCGTGTTCCAGTTCTCCTGGCGCTACCAGATCCCGGCGCTGGTGCTGCTGCCGGTGGCCGGCGCGCTCGGCCTCACGACGCTGACGTCGGCCGGCCGGAAACGCCTCGCCGCCTTCCCCGACGACGTCGACCAGGGTGCGCTCGACGACTTCCGTGGCCGCCACCCCGACCTGACGCTCGCTCCGCTGACGGTCGTCATCGCCGCCTACAACGAGGCCGACGGCATCGGCGAAGTCCTGGAAAAGATGCCCGACCAGTGCCTCGGCATGCCGGTCGACGTGCTGGTGGTGGTCGACGGCGGCACCGACGACACGGCCGCGATCGCCGAAGACCACGGCGCGTACGTCTGCGTCGCCCCGCGCAACCGCGGCCAGGGCGCCGCGCTGCGGCTGGGCTACCACCTCGCGGCCAGGGCCGGCGCCGAGTACGTCGTCACGACCGACGCCGACGGCCAGTACGACAACAGCGAACTCGAGGCTCTGGTCCGCCCGGTCGCCGACGGCACCGCCGACTTCGTCACCGGGTCCCGGCGGCTCGGGCACGAGGAAGCCGACAGCCGAGTCCGGTGGCTCGGGGTGCGGGTGTTCGCGGCGCTCGCGTCGGTGCTGACCGCGCGGCGGATCACCGACACGTCGTTCGGCTTCCGCGCGATGCGGGCGGAGCTGGCGTGTTCGGTGCCGCTCAACGAGCCGCAGTACCAGTCGTCGGAGCTGCTGCTCGGCGTGACCGCGCGCGGCGCCCGGGTCACCGAGCTGCCGATGAGCATGCGGCTGCGCAAGGCGGGCAAGAGCAAGAAGGGCGGCAGCCTCGTCTACGGCGCCAA